From the genome of Nicotiana sylvestris chromosome 2, ASM39365v2, whole genome shotgun sequence, one region includes:
- the LOC104239928 gene encoding uncharacterized protein: MSKIAIMLQFNGNWDNYGRFRDFEVDAIVVDENASCSILISTIAEQLSIDTSEKIIKNKYMVNDNCPPMEIRNDMGVRVYMETKKDNKNLGSYPLCISVRDFNMELAIANDNTSAATGLYALVKTRKRTAVVVGSMVIPKYCDPKTVYTPKDIQTDMLSEYGKTADECFLYAFVTLCTSISGWQHYRPVVVVDGTFLKSAYRGIMLTTSTMDAAGTIFPLAYVVVDSEKDASWKWFFEQFKQAYGERPSMCVVSDKNESILKATSIVYSGMPHYSCIWHIWTNIRSKFKKGHLQLHELYFVAARSYTLDEFNERMSKIEEVDPRVKSYLYDIGYHRWSRVHATVNRTWTMASNIAESLNAVTKDARELPIFDLLEYMRTLLERWTNEKLLKMKGTFTFLGSKFNKELENNRTLSQKLRVRASTDHIHTMLDGVKRYIVCLKNKKCSCGQFQLEELPCVHALAALRHRNETYENYCSPYYTRESLLRTYEIPVNHLHDESKWNVPQHILDEVVNLPMGDKRQPGRPQKEKYKTYDEIKLKKYKVSCENCGGEGHNKRCCKNMPKKK, encoded by the exons ATGTCCAAAATCGCAATCATGCTACAATTCAATGGGAATTGGGATAACTATGGCAGATTTAGAGATTTTGAAGTTGATGCCATTGTGGTAGATGAGAATGCAAGCTGCAGTATTCTGATTTCTACAATTGCAGAACAACTATCGATTGATACTtcagaaaaaattataaaaaacaaATACATGGTGAACGACAATTGTCCCCCAATGGAGATTAGGAATGATATGGGGGTTCGTGTGTATATGGAGACCAAAAAGGATAATAAAAACTTAGGTTCATATCCGTTATGTATAAGTGTAcgagatttcaatatggaattggcaATCGCCAACGATAACACAAGTGCAG CTACTGGCTTGTATGCTTTGGTGAAAACT CGCAAACGTACTGCAGTTGTAGTTGGTAGCATGGTCATTCCAAAGTATTGTGATCCTAAGACTGTTTATACACCAAAGGACATACAAACTGACATGTTATCCGAATACGGA AAGACAGCAGATGAATGCTTCTTATATGCATTTGTTACTCTTTGTACATCAATAAGTGGTTGGCAACATTATAGGCCAGTAGTAGTGGTCGATGGGACATTCTTAAAGTCAGCCTACAGGGGGATTATGCTGACAACAAGCACCATGGATGCAGCAG GTACAATATTTCCCTTGGCATATGTTGTGGTTGATTCTGAAAAAGACGCATCTTGGAagtggttctttgagcaattcaagcaGGCATATGGTGAAAGACCTTCAATGTGTGTTGTTTCAGATAAGAATGAGAGTATACTGAAGGCTACATCAATTGTCTATTCGGGCATGCCACACTACTCTTGCATAtggcatatttggacaaatataaggtcaaaattcaagaagggTCATCTACAATTACATGAATTGTACTTTGTTGCAGCACGGTCATACACTctggatgaatttaatgaaaggatgtcGAAGATTGAAGAGGTAGACCCGCGTGTGAAATCTTACCTATAtgatattggctatcatagatggtCAAGAGTACATGCAACAGTGAATAGAACGTGGACAATGGCATCAAATATTGCAGAGTCGTTGAATGCTGTAACAAAAGATGCAAGAGAGCTGCCGATATTTGACCTTTTAGAGTATATGCGGACATTGCTAGAACGTTGGACCAATGAGAAGTTATTGAAGATGAAGGGTACTTTCACATTTCTTGGGTCCAAATTCAACAAAGAATTAGAGAACAACAGAACATTATCTCAGAAGCTTAGG gtgagggcttcaacagaTCATATACATACTATGTTAGATGGTGTGAAGCGGTACATTGTGTGTCTAAAAAACAAGAAATGTAGCTGTGGCCAATTCCAACTTGAAGAACTTCCATGTGTGCATGCTTTGGCAGCATTAAGGCACAGGAATGAAACATATGAAAACTATTGCTCTCCGTATTACACAAGGGAAAGCCTTCTGCGTACGTATGAAATACCAGTAAATCATCTTCATGATGAAAGCAAATGGAATGTGCCACAACATATTTTGGATGAGGTAGTAAATCTACCGATGGGAGATAAAAGGCAGCCAGGGAGACCTCAAAAGGAAAAATATAAAACATATGATGAAATAAAGTTAAAGAAGTATAAGGTGTCATGTGAAAATTGTGGAggtgaagggcataacaaaagatgTTGCAAGAATATGCCCAAGAAGAAATGA